CAACCAAGAGTCGGTATGGAGTCCGGGCGATTTTTGACATCGCCTACCATTCGGGAGGATTACCTACCCAGATCAAAGAGATCTCTAAACGTCAGGAAATTACTCCCCGGTACTTGGAACAGATTTTTCAAAAATTAAAACGGGGGGGCATTGTGAAAAGCATCCGTGGCCCCAAGGGGGGATATTATTTAGCCCGAAAACCCGAGAAGATTGCGGTGAGCGATGTAATCCGGGCCGTGGAAGAGTCAATGGAGCCTGTTTTCTGCGGCCGGCCTTCTAAAGGAAGGAAAAAATGTCGGAGGGAAAGGAACTGCGTCGCCCAAGTGATCTGGCAGGAAGCGGGGAAACGCCTCTCTGAATATTTTGACTCTGTTTCAGTGGAAAAGATGTGCAAAATGGCCAAAGAACTGGGGATCGAGAAACAACTGGATCACCGTTTTATGTATTTTATTTGAAAGAGTTAAAATGCTAGGTTGATTCATTCTCCGGGGGCATCCTGCCTTAGGCGGATTCGGAACGGAATATTTAAGGAGGATTTTTTCGAGAATAAAAAATTTATCTTGACAAGGATTATCGAGTTCAGATAAAATATAAACGTCTTATTCAGAGTGGTGGAGGGACTGGCCCGAAGAAACCACAGCAACCGGTCCCGCTTAAGGCGGGATGCTGGTGCTAATTCCAGCAAGGTAGTGATACCTTGGAAGATAAGATCGGATTGGACA
Above is a genomic segment from Deltaproteobacteria bacterium containing:
- a CDS encoding Rrf2 family transcriptional regulator, which codes for MKLSTKSRYGVRAIFDIAYHSGGLPTQIKEISKRQEITPRYLEQIFQKLKRGGIVKSIRGPKGGYYLARKPEKIAVSDVIRAVEESMEPVFCGRPSKGRKKCRRERNCVAQVIWQEAGKRLSEYFDSVSVEKMCKMAKELGIEKQLDHRFMYFI